A region from the Chthoniobacterales bacterium genome encodes:
- a CDS encoding DMT family protein has product MKTVLLLVISNLFMNLAWYGHLKFKAAPLWMAILVSWGLALFEYMFQVPANRLGSKHWDVAQLKILQEALTLGVFCIVAWFMFGTQFWKWNYLCAYVCIMGAVFFAFKF; this is encoded by the coding sequence ATGAAAACCGTCCTGCTTCTCGTCATCTCCAACCTCTTCATGAATCTCGCCTGGTATGGACATCTGAAGTTTAAGGCAGCGCCGCTCTGGATGGCGATTCTAGTGAGCTGGGGCCTGGCTCTTTTCGAATATATGTTTCAGGTTCCGGCGAATCGACTCGGCTCCAAACATTGGGATGTGGCTCAACTGAAAATTCTTCAGGAAGCCCTTACGCTCGGCGTATTCTGCATCGTGGCGTGGTTCATGTTCGGCACGCAATTCTGGAAGTGGAATTACCTCTGCGCCTATGTCTGCATTATGGGAGCCGTCTTTTTTGC